The following proteins are encoded in a genomic region of Arachis ipaensis cultivar K30076 chromosome B02, Araip1.1, whole genome shotgun sequence:
- the LOC107622211 gene encoding LOW QUALITY PROTEIN: probable serine/threonine-protein kinase At1g01540 (The sequence of the model RefSeq protein was modified relative to this genomic sequence to represent the inferred CDS: inserted 1 base in 1 codon): MSVYDAAFVETQLSKRTSIFGLRLWVLIGILVGALIVFSLFLLSLCFTSRRNRRHRRNHKPLTPLVSKEIQEIISTPPNPQPHELHLDIGKXCGGGAAPQGGVCCGFLKRRGEGGYGIVYRGVLSDGTNVAVKNLLNNKGQAEREFRVEVEAIGRVRHKNLVRLLGYCVEGAYRMLVYEYVDNGNLDEWLHGDVDSVSPLTWDIRMNIILGTAKGLAYLHEGLEPKVVHRDVKSSNILLDRQWNPKVSDFGLAKLLCSDHSYVTTRVMGTFGYVAPEYACTGMLTEKSDVYSFGILIMEIITGRSPVDYSKPQGEVNLIEWLKTMVGNRKSEELIDPNLPEKPSSKALKLALLVALKCVDPDATKRPKIGHIIHMLEADDILFRDEQRTAGESSRSHRNYHHHEQKDSSRDRKRIGGEITDQSEDDNSSKILPIPLD; this comes from the exons ATGTCAGTCTACGACGCAGCATTCGTAGAAACACAGCTCTCAAAGCGCACTTCCATCTTCGGCCTCCGTCTATGGGTCCTCATCGGAATCCTCGTCGGCGCTCTCATCGTCTTCtccctcttcctcctctctctctGCTTCACCTCCCGCCGCAACCGCCGCCACCGCCGCAACCACAAGCCTCTCACTCCTCTCGTCTCCAAGGAAATCCAGGAAATCATTTCCACTCCTCCCAATCCTCAACCGCATGAACTCCACCTCGACATCGGAA GCTGCGGCGGCGGAGCAGCACCGCAGGGTGGTGTCTGCTGTGGCTTTCTCAAGCGGAGAGGTGAAGGTGGCTATGGAATCGTGTACCGTGGTGTTCTCTCTGATGGTACCAATGTTGCTGTTAAGAATCTCTTGAATAACAa GGGACAAGCTGAGAGAGAATTTAGGGTAGAGGTAGAAGCTATTGGTCGTGTGCGGCACAAGAATCTTGTTAGATTGCTTGGATACTGTGTTGAGGGCGCATACAG GATGCTTGTGTATGAATATGTTGACAACGGAAATCTGGACGAGTGGCTGCATGGGGATGTTGATTCTGTAAGCCCTCTGACTTGGGATATCCGGATGAACATCATCTTGGGAACGGCAAAAGG ATTGGCTTATCTTCATGAGGGGCTCGAACCAAAAGTTGTCCACCGAGACGTGAAATCAAGCAATATACTCCTTGATCGCCAATGGAACCCAAAGGTTTCTGACTTTGGGCTCGCTAAGCTTCTCTGTTCTGATCATAGCTATGTCACAACCCGAGTGATGGGGACATTTGG TTATGTTGCACCGGAGTATGCATGCACTGGAATGCTGACTGAGAAGAGTGATGTTTATAGCTTTGGGATACTTATTATGGAAATAATTACCGGAAGAAGTCCCGTTGATTATAGTAAACCCCAAGGAGAG GTTAATTTAATTGAGTGGTTGAAAACTATGGTTGGCAATAGAAAATCAGAGGAACTCATTGATCCGAACCTTCCTGAAAAGCCGTCTTCAAAGGCTCTTAAGCTTGCTCTGTTGGTTGCTCTTAAATGTGTTGATCCTGATGCCACAAAGAGACCTAAAATCGGACACATAATCCACATGCTTGAGGCCGACGACATCCTATTCCGTGAT GAGCAGAGGACCGCAGGAGAATCGTCGCGATCCCATCGCAATTATCATCATCATGAGCAAAAGGACTCTAGCAGAGATAGGAAGCGAATAGGTGGAGAGATCACTGATCAAAGCGAAGATGATAATAGTAGTAAAATCTTGCCCATCCCACTAGATTGA
- the LOC107626519 gene encoding probable serine/threonine-protein kinase At1g01540, with the protein MLVYEYVDNGNLDQWLHGDVDSVSPLTWDIRMNIILGTAKGLAYLHEGLEPKVVHRDVKSSNILLDRQWNPKVSDFGLAKLLCSDHSYVTTRVMGTFGYVAPEYACTGMLTEKSDVYSFGILIMEIITRRSPVDYSKPQGEVNLIEWLKTMVGNRKSEELIDPNLPEKPSSKALKLALLVALKCVDPDATKRPKIGHIIHMLEADDILFRDERRTGGESSRSHRNYHHHEQKDSSRDRKRIGGEITDQSEVDNSSKILPIPLD; encoded by the exons ATGCTTGTGTATGAATATGTTGACAATGGGAATCTGGACCAGTGGCTGCATGGGGATGTTGATTCTGTAAGCCCTCTGACTTGGGATATCCGGATGAACATCATCTTGGGAACGGCGAAAGG ATTGGCTTATCTTCATGAGGGGCTTGAACCAAAAGTTGTCCACCGAGACGTGAAATCAAGCAATATACTCCTTGATCGCCAATGGAACCCAAAGGTTTCTGACTTTGGGCTCGCTAAGCTTCTCTGTTCTGATCATAGCTATGTCACAACCCGAGTGATGGGGACATTTGG TTATGTTGCACCGGAGTATGCATGCACTGGAATGCTGACTGAGAAGAGTGATGTTTATAGCTTTGGGATACTTATTATGGAAATAATTACCCGAAGAAGTCCCGTTGATTATAGTAAACCCCAAGGAGAG GTTAATTTAATTGAGTGGTTGAAAACTATGGTTGGCAATAGAAAATCAGAGGAACTCATCGATCCGAACCTTCCTGAAAAGCCGTCTTCAAAGGCTCTTAAGCTTGCTCTGTTGGTTGCTCTTAAATGTGTTGATCCTGATGCCACAAAGAGACCTAAAATCGGACACATAATCCACATGCTTGAGGCCGACGACATCCTATTCCGTGAT GAGCGGAGGACCGGAGGAGAATCGTCGCGATCCCATCGCAATTATCATCATCATGAGCAAAAGGACTCTAGCAGAGATAGAAAGCGAATAGGTGGAGAGATCACTGATCAAAGTGAAGTTGATAATAGTAGTAAAATCTTGCCCATCCCACTAGATTGA
- the LOC110268297 gene encoding putative disease resistance protein At3g14460, producing IKQIHGGTCSLDDFNSLHNALKEELSNKKFFIVLDDVWSDDGDKWSNFMTPFQQNGNKGSIVLLTTREENVVSAVRNCQPYFLRKLSEDYCWSVLAENASFPQSNGRAALEEIGRKIVKKCDGLPLAAETLGRLLRTKHDVEEWNKILMSHIWGFSLEKSKIIPALLISYFHLSPHLKRCFVYCALFPKDYKFEKDKLILLWIAEDLLPPPKRGESLEEVGCECFDELTSRLFFTKIKDGNDYFVMHDLLHDLSIFLAGDFYCNSEELGEEEEIRIQTRHLFVDLSRCSSKLYNSISKVESLRTLLLYGGFSSPNCNIEAATCEILSKCTYLRVLSLTKFDLVPNSIGKLIHLRHLDLSYTGIKTLSKSLCNLSNLQTLKLYHCRKLTTLPSGLHNLVSLRHLDIRETSLKEMPRKMSKLKQLHVLSSFVVGKQEDNGIEELGGLANLHGCLEIKKLENIVDVQEAKRAKIMDKKHIDELCLEWLPSKDLVSSKQKETDILHNLQPQNGLKELKIKGYKGTIFPDWLGSCSYEKMTRVSLKSCKNCWMLPSLGQLPSLKSLSIEGFEQLRCIGEEFYKNEGDHHSSHIAPFPTLETLVFDKMPCWEVWHVSESETFPQLRMLEIRRCPMLKEEMLNQVFFGIVSSLSDVSKVRKLRIGDHFIERHTEAMFLDGDTLRIRGSKSVMESAWKAMISINHLSYLQEIRIWRCRKLEFPQLQQHKYDLVELQILDSCDSLTSLSLDAFPNLKNLQISWCRNLESVSMSEAPHAALQRLSIRGCDKLVSFAGEGLAAPNLTHLNVSRCSKLEALPRDMKSLLPSLHTLKIYGCPNICRLPEGDLPPNLKSLGVGGCEEQLRDLSWMANLHALTHLIIRGSGCDNVKSYPEVGSLPHLPSLTTLCIEYFDNLETLECNELLHLTSLQQLHISFCIKLENMEGEKLPPSLLLLQLTRCGLLGEHSKNKHQLIWSKISHIRTIHVKNGF from the coding sequence ataaagcAGATCCATGGAGGTACATGCAGTCTCGATGATTTCAATTCACTTCACAATGCTTTGAAAGAAGAATTGTCCAATAAGAAGTTCTTTATTGTTCTTGATGATGTTTGGAGTGATGATGGTGACAAATGGAGTAATTTTATGACCCCTTTCCAACAAAATGGGAATAAGGGAAGTATTGTTCTTCTGACTACTCGGGAGGAAAATGTTGTTTCTGCAGTTCGAAATTGTCAGCCTTATTTTCTCAGGAAGTTGTCGGAGGACTATTGTTGGTCAGTGCTTGCAGAAAATGCATCTTTTCCACAGTCAAATGGGAGAGCAGCACTTGAAGAAATAGGTAGAAAGATTGTCAAAAAGTGTGATGGCTTGCCATTAGCTGCAGAAACACTTGGTCGCTTGTTACGTACAAAGCATGATGTTGAGGAATGGAACAAGATACTAATGAGTCATATTTGGGGATTTTCTTTGGAGAAGAGTAAGATTATTCCAGCATTACTGATAAGTTACTTCCATCTGTCTCCACATTTAAAGCGTTGTTTTGTTTACTGTGCTTTATTTCCCAAGGATTATAAATTTGAGAAAGATAAATTAATCCTTTTGTGGATCGCAGAAGATCTTTTACCACCACCAAAGAGAGGAGAGAGTTTAGAAGAAGTTGGTTGTGAATGTTTTGATGAACTAACTTCCAGATTATTTTTCACGAAGATTAAAGACGGTAATGATTATTTTGTGATGCATGATCTCTTGCATGATTTATCAATATTCCTTGCTGGAGATTTCTATTGCAACTCAGAAGAACTTGGTGAAGAGGAGGAGATAAGGATTCAGACTCGGCATTTGTTTGTAGATTTAAGTCGTTGTAGCTCAAAACTTTATAATTCTATTTCTAAAGTAGAATCTTTGAGAACATTATTATTGTATGGCGGTTTCTCATCTCCCAACTGCAACATTGAAGCGGCAACATGTGAGATATTATCAAAGTGTACATACTTGAGAGTTTTATCCCTTACAAAATTTGATCTGGTGCCTAATTCAATTGGAAAATTAATCCATCTGCGCCACTTAGATTTGTCTTACACTGGTATAAAGACATTATCCAAGTCGTTGTGCAACTTGTCTAATTTGCAAACCTTGAAGTTGTATCATTGTCGTAAGCTAACTACGCTGCCTAGTGGTTTGCATAATCTTGTTAGTTTGCGGCATCTTGATATTAGAGAAACTTCCTTGAAAGAAATGCCCAGAAAAATGAGCAAATTGAAGCAGTTGCACGTTTTAAGTTCCTTTGTCGTTGGCAAGCAAGAAGACAACGGAATCGAGGAGTTAGGAGGGCTGGCAAATCTTCATGGATGCCTTGAGATTAAGAAGTTGGAGAATATTGTTGATGTGCAAGAAGCAAAGAGGGCAAAGATAATGGATAAGAAGCACATTGATGAATTATGCTTGGAATGGCTTCCAAGTAAGGATTTGGTTTCAAGCAAACAAAAAGAAACAGACATTCTTCATAACTTGCAACCGCAGAATGGGTTGAAAGAGTTGAAAATCAAGGGATACAAGGGTACAATATTTCCAGATTGGTTAGGGAGCTGTTCCTACGAAAAGATGACACGTGTATCTCTAAAGTCTTGCAAGAATTGCTGGATGCTGCCTTCACTTGGACAGCTGCCATCTCTTAAGTCCCTAAGTATTGAAGGTTTCGAGCAGCTGAGGTGTATTGGCGAAGAGTTTTACAAGAATGAAGGAGATCATCATTCTTCGCATATTGCACCGTTTCCCACACTGGAGACTTTGGTATTTGATAAGATGCCATGTTGGGAGGTGTGGCACGTATCTGAGTCGGAAACTTTTCCTCAACTTAGGATGCTTGAAATAAGAAGATGCCCAATGTTGAAGGAAGAGATGCTTAATCAGGTATTCTTCGGAATAGTTTCTTCCTTGTCGGATGTTTCCAAAGTTCGCAAACTACGTATAGGCGACCACTTTATAGAACGGCACACCGAGGCCATGTTTCTTGATGGGGATACTTTAAGAATTAGGGGAAGTAAATCTGTGATGGAGTCTGCATGGAAGGCAATGATCAGCATCAACCATCTAAGTTACCTCCAAGAAATACGCATCTGGAGGTGTAGAAAACTAGAATTCCCCCAGCTACAGCAGCACAAGTATGATTTGGTAGAGCTACAAATACTAGACAGCTGTGATTCACTGACCTCCTTGTCGTTGGATGCCTTTCCCAATCTCAAGAATCTCCAGATATCATGGTGTAGGAATCTGGAATCAGTGTCAATGTCAGAGGCACCACACGCTGCTCTTCAACGTCTCTCCATCCGTGGATGCGACAAATTAGTATCATTTGCAGGAGAAGGACTGGCTGCACCCAACTTGACTCATCTCAATGTTAGCAGGTGCTCAAAGTTGGAGGCATTACCACGTGACATGAAGAGTCTACTCCCAAGTTTACACACTCTCAAGATATATGGTTGCCCAAACATTTGCAGGTTGCCAGAGGGTGATTTGCCGCCTAACTTGAAATCACTTGGTGTGGGAGGTTGCGAGGAACAACTGAGGGATCTATCATGGATGGCCAACTTGCACGCCCTCACTCATCTTATCATTAGAGGTTCTGGTTGTGATAACGTGAAGTCATACCCAGAGGTGGGTTCGCTGCCTCACCTTCCCTCCCTTACGACTCTTTGTATTGAATACTTTGATAATCTGGAGACATTGGAGTGCAACGAGCTTCTCCACCTCACCTCCCTTCAACAACTACACATTTCATTCTGCATCAAGCTGGAGAATATGGAAGGAGAAAAGCTGCCTCCCTCTCTCTTGCTACTTCAACTTACAAGGTGTGGCTTGCTGGGAGAACACTCCAAGAACAAGCATCAACTAATCTGGTCCAAAATTTCCCACATTCGCACCATTCATGTCAAAAACGGATTCTGA
- the LOC110262373 gene encoding putative disease resistance protein At3g14460 — translation MAAALVGGAFLSGFINVVFDRLLTTDAVNLVLGKKLGSDLIQRLKTALLGAEALVADAEMKQFGNPSVRKWLDNLRDAVYCAEDLLDTVLAKAATQKEESSSWWSPSFFINRDRDDMVKKMEGEVRRIEDLGKQKDFLGLEKIPTGSSSWRTPSTSLERGNVYGREDDKKALVKMLKDNNEHHLSVIAIVGIGGVGKTTLAQWLYNNEEEFLKGFDLKAWVCVSENFEVVETTRNVIKEISPDTQCLEHFNSLHHTLKEKLLNKKFFIVLDDVWSDDGDKWSNFITPFQYGKKGSIILLTTRGNNVALAVQNCRPYFLRKLSEDYCWSVFAENASFPESNGSAALEEIGRKIVKKCDGLPLAAETLGRLLRTKHDVVEWNKILMSHIWGFSVQKSKIIPALLISYFHLPPHLKGCFVNCALYPKDYKFVKDELILLWMAEALLTPEGGKSLEVIGREYFDELTSRLFFTKNNDRDDYFVMHDLLHDLAIFLAGDFYCNLEELDKEEEIRIQPRHLCANLCYCSSKLHNLISEVKSLRTLLLFGDCSSSKCNIEAATCDILSKCKYLRALSFCKRGVVPRYMRDSSFSILVVVPDSIKELVHLRYLDLSRTNIKTLPESLCNLSNLQTLKLYYCCKLTTLPSGLHNLVKLRHLDIRETALEEMPKKISELKELHVLSSFVVGKHEDNGIQELGRLENLHGPLEIKKLENIVDVKEAKSAKIMDMKHIDELWLEWSSGEDMVSDTQREKVMLDNLQPHNRLKELKIKGYKGTIFPDWLASCSYNDLTSVSLKSCKNCCMLPSLGQLPSLKSLSIEGLDQLRSIGEEFYKNEGDHHSSHIAPFPSLEKLKFDDMACWEVWHVSESETFPKLRKLEIRDCLMLKEEMLNQVFFRIVSSLSDVSKVRKLRIGNCFIRPPIEGMYLDGDSLTVWGCESVRESALKAMMSMNHLNCLQEMDISWCSSHVSFPGNCFPKSLQKLEIRMCRKLEFQEQQQHKYDLVELLIHSCDSLTSLSLDVFPNLKNLKIHNCRNLESVSMSEVPHVALQRVSITNCDKLVSFAGERLAAPNLTHLEVSGCSKLVSFAGEGLAAPNLTHLRVTHCSKLEALPRDMKSLLPSLHSLHIYCYPNSCRLAEGDLPPNLKKLHVGIGEQQMRDLSWMPNLDALTHLTIRGRECKNIKSYPEVGSLPHLPSLTTLHIEHFDNMETLECNELLRLTSLQQLIIQKCWKLENMEGEKLPPSLLRLKIEYSGLLGEHCENKHQLIWPKISHIPTIQVDFKQIV, via the coding sequence atgGCTGCTGCACTTGTTGGTGGAGCTTTTCTTTCTGGCTTCATTAATGTTGTCTTTGACAGGCTCCTTACAACTGATGCTGTCAACTTGGTCCTGGGAAAGAAGCTTGGCTCTGActtgattcaaaggctgaagacCGCTCTCTTGGGTGCTGAAGCTCTTGTTGCTGATGCTGAGATGAAGCAGTTTGGCAATCCATCGGTGAGGAAGTGGCTCGATAATCTCAGGGATGCTGTTTACTGTGCTGAGGACTTGCTCGACACTGTCCTCGCCAAAGCTGCCACACAAAAGGAGGAAAGTTCTTCCTGGTGGTCCCCTAGCTTCTTCATCAACCGAGATAGGGATGACATGGTAAAGAAGATGGAAGGGGAGGTTAGAAGAATAGAGGATCTTGGAAAACAAAAAGATTTCCTTGGTCTTGAAAAGATTCCCACTGGTAGCTCATCATGGAGGACTCCATCCACTTCTCTTGAGAGAGGGAATGTGTATGGCAGGGAGGATGACAAGAAGGCCTTAGTCAAGATGCTGAAGGACAACAATGAGCATCACCTCTCTGTGATAGCTATTGTTGGCATAGGTGGGGTTGGTAAAACAACTTTAGCCCAATGGCTGTACAACAATGAGGAGGAGTTCCTGAAGGGATTTGATCTGAAAGCATGGGTTTGCGTTTCGGAGAACTTTGAAGTTGTTGAGACAACAAGGAATGTTATAAAGGAGATCTCTCCGGATACTCAATGTCTTGAGCACTTCAATTCACTTCACCATactttgaaagaaaaattgttgaACAAGAAATTCTTTATTGTTCTGGATGATGTTTGGAGTGATGATGGTGACAAATGGAGTAATTTTATTACCCCTTTCCAATATGGGAAGAAAGGAAGTATTATTCTTCTGACTACTCGCGGGAATAATGTTGCTTTAGCCGTTCAAAATTGTCGCCCTTATTTTCTCAGGAAGTTGTCGGAGGACTATTGTTGGTCAGTGTTTGCAGAAAATGCATCTTTTCCAGAATCAAATGGGAGTGCAGCACTTGAAGAAATAGGCAGAAAGATTGTGAAGAAGTGTGATGGCTTGCCATTAGCTGCAGAAACACTTGGTCGCTTGTTACGTACAAAGCATGATGTTGTGGAATGGAACAAGATACTAATGAGTCATATTTGGGGATTTTCTGTGCAGAAGAGTAAGATTATCCCAGCATTACTAATAAGTTACTTCCATCTTCCTCCACATTTAAAGGGTTGTTTTGTTAACTGTGCATTATATCCCAAAGATTATAAATTTGTGAAGGATGAATTAATCCTTTTGTGGATGGCAGAAGCATTGTTAACACCAGAAGGAGGAAAGAGTTTAGAAGTAATTGGTCGTGAGTATTTTGATGAACTAACTTCCAGATTATTTTTTACAAAGAATAATGACAGGGATGATTATTTTGTGATGCACGATCTCCTGCATGACTTAGCAATATTCCTTGCTGGAGATTTCTATTGCAATCTAGAAGAACTTGATAAAGAGGAGGAGATAAGGATTCAGCCTCGACATTTATGTGCAAATTTATGTTATTGTAGCTCAAAACTTCATAATTTGATTTCTGAAGTAAAATCTTTgagaacattattattatttggcgATTGCTCATCTTCCAAATGCAACATTGAAGCGGCAACATGTGACATATTATCAAAGTGTAAATACTTGAGAGCTTTATCTTTCTGTAAACGCGGTGTGGTGCCAAGGTACATGAGAGATTCATCCTTCAGTATACTTGTTGTGGTGCCTGATTCAATTAAAGAATTAGTCCATCTGCGCTACTTGGATCTGTCTCGGACGAATATTAAGACATTGCCAGAGTCTTTGTGCAACTTGTCTAATTTGCAAACCTTGAAGTTGTATTATTGTTGTAAGCTAACTACACTGCCTAGTGGTTTGCATAATCTTGTGAAGTTGCGACATCTCGATATTAGAGAAACTGCTTTGGAAGAAATGCCCAAAAAAATAAGCGAATTGAAAGAGTTGCACGTTTTAAGTTCCTTTGTTGTCGGCAAGCATGAAGACAATGGAATCCAGGAGTTAGGGAGGCTGGAAAATCTTCATGGACCCCTTGAGATTAAGAAGTTGGAGAATATTGTTGACGTGAAAGAAGCAAAGAGCGCAAAGATAATGGATATGAAGCACATTGATGAATTATGGTTGGAATGGTCTTCAGGCGAAGATATGGTTTCAGACACACAAAGAGAAAAAGTCATGCTCGATAACTTGCAACCGCACAATAGGTTGAAAGAGTTGAAAATCAAGGGATACAAGGGTACAATATTTCCAGATTGGTTGGCGAGCTGTTCCTACAACGATTTGACAAGTGTATCTCTGAAGTCTTGCAAGAATTGCTGCATGTTGCCTTCACTTGGACAGCTGCCATCTCTTAAGTCCCTAAGCATTGAAGGTTTGGATCAGCTGAGGAGTATTGGTGAGGAGTTTTACAAGAATGAAGGAGATCATCATTCTTCGCATATTGCACCGTTTCCCTCACTTGAGAAATTGAAGTTTGATGACATGGCATGTTGGGAGGTGTGGCACGTATCTGAGTCGGAAACTTTTCCTAAACTTAGGAAGCTTGAAATAAGAGATTGCCTAATGTTGAAGGAAGAGATGCTTAATCAGGTATTCTTCAGAATCGTTTCTTCTTTGTCGGATGTTTCCAAAGTTCGCAAACTACGCATAGGCAACTGCTTTATACGACCGCCCATCGAGGGCATGTATCTTGATGGGGATAGTTTAACAGTTTGGGGATGTGAATCTGTGAGGGAGTCTGCATTAAAGGCAATGATGAGCATGAACCATCTAAATTGCCTGCAAGAAATGGACATCTCATGGTGTTCCTCTCATGTATCCTTTCCGGGCAATTGTTTTCCCAAATCTTTGCAAAAGCTGGAAATCCGGATGTGTAGAAAACTAGAATTCCAGGAGCAACAGCAGCACAAGTATGATTTGGTAGAGCTACTAATACACAGCTGTGATTCACTGACCTCCTTGTCGTTGGATGTCTTTCCCAATCTCAAGAATCTCAAGATACATAATTGTAGGAATCTGGAATCAGTGTCAATGTCAGAGGTACCACACGTTGCTCTTCAACGTGTCTCCATTACTAACTGCGACAAATTAGTGTCATTTGCAGGAGAAAGACTGGCTGCACCCAACTTGACTCATCTTGAAGTTAGTGGATGCTCCAAATTAGTGTCATTTGCAGGAGAAGGACTGGCTGCACCCAACTTGACTCATCTTCGTGTCACACATTGCTCAAAGTTGGAGGCATTACCACGTGACATGAAGAGTCTACTCCCAAGTTTACACTCTCTCCACATATATTGTTACCCAAACAGTTGCAGGTTGGCAGAGGGTGATTTGCCGCCTAACTTGAAAAAGCTTCATGTGGGAATTGGCGAGCAACAAATGAGGGATCTATCATGGATGCCCAACTTGGACGCCCTCACTCATCTTACCATTAGAGGTAGGGAGTGTAAGAACATAAAGTCATACCCAGAGGTGGGTTCGCTGCCTCACCTTCCCTCCCTTACCACTCTACATATCGAACACTTTGATAATATGGAGACATTGGAGTGCAACGAGCTTCTCCGCCTCACCTCCCTTCaacaattaataattcaaaaatgttgGAAGCTGGAGAATATGGAAGGAGAAAAGCTGCCTCCTTCTCTCTTGCGACTCAAAATTGAATACAGTGGTTTGCTGGGAGAACACTGCGAGAACAAGCATCAACTAATCTGGCCCAAAATTTCCCACATTCCCACCATTCAAGTGGACTTCAAACAAATTGTCTGA